One Coregonus clupeaformis isolate EN_2021a chromosome 21, ASM2061545v1, whole genome shotgun sequence DNA window includes the following coding sequences:
- the LOC121535360 gene encoding ADP-ribosylation factor 1 produces the protein MGNLFASLFKAFGKKEMRILMVGLDAAGKTTILYKLKLGEIVTTIPTIGFNVETVEYKNISFTVWDVGGQDKIRPLWRHYFQNTQGLIFVVDSNDRERVNEAREELMRMLAEDELREAVLLVFANKQDLPNAMNAAELTDKLGLHSLRHRNWYIQATCATSGDGLYEGLDWLSNQLKNQK, from the exons ATGGGGAATTTATTTGCTAGCCTCTTTAAAGCATTTGGCAAGAAAGAGATGAGGATCCTCATGGTGGGTCTCGATGCTGCTGGTAAAACAACAATCCTGTACAAACTCAAACTTGGAGAAATTGTAACTACCATTCCAACTATAG GTTTTAATGTTGAGACAGTCGAGTACAAGAACATAAGTTTTACAGTGTGGGATGTCGGCGGTCAAGACAAAATTCGACCGTTGTGGCGTCACTATTTCCAGAACACACAGG GTCTCATCTTTGTTGTGGACAGCAATGACAGAGAGCGAGTGAACGAAGCCCGCGAAGAACTGATGAGAATGTTGGCAGAGGACGAACTACGAGAGGCAGTCTTATTAGTATTCGCTaacaaacag GACCTCCCAAATGCTATGAATGCGGCCGAACTCACAGACAAGCTGGGACTGCACTCCCTCCGCCATAGAAACTGGTACATCCAAGCCACCTGTGCCACCAGCGGAGACGGTCTCTATGAAGGACTGGATTGGTTGTCTAATCAGTTAAAAAACCAGAAATAG
- the LOC121535358 gene encoding multiple myeloma tumor-associated protein 2 homolog has protein sequence MFGASRSGGVRGGQDQFNWDDVKGDKHRENYLGNSLMAPVGRWQKGKDLTWYAKDKKGGVKPMSREEELAAVKAAEQEALLAALGHKNIKRQPTGLTKEDLADVCRREDTEAEDRDVDRVSGLGSSGATSRKMVFSQQEKEAAKIGLSVFTHHKTEGKSGNQEASARKTSENTEKQDVDQRHESSKKKKEKKSKKEKKKKKKRQRRDSSSDSDDDKRRRKDHHHHNPSCLSQTGARHHDSHSRGGPKGERHPPSSQRRQQRHDTHSSDRGSPVPRHRASYKAAHAAPTQSHRRRHDTDSDD, from the exons ATGTTTGGTGCCTCGAGATCTGGGGGTGTAAGGGGAGGGCAAGACCAATTCAACTGGGATGACGTGAAAGGCGATAAACACAGGGAAAACTACCTCG GGAACTCTCTTATGGCACCAGTGGGGCGATGGCAGAAAGGCAAAGATCTGACTTGGTATGCCAAAGACAAAAAAGGCGGTGTTAAACCTATGTCAAGAGAAGAGGAGCTTGCTGCTGTGAAGGCAGCAGAGCAAGAGGCACTCCTGGCTGCCCT AGGCCACAAGAATATAAAGAGACAACCAACTGGCCTGACCAAAGAG GACCTTGCAGATGTGTGCAGGAGGGAGGATACGGAAGCTGAGGACAGAGATGTGGACCGAGTCTCTGGCCTTGGAAGCTCCGG TGCAACGTCACGGAAAATGGTGTTCTCCCAACAGGAGAAGGAAGCTGCCAAAATCGGCTTGTCAGTCTTTACA CACCATAAAACAGAAGGGAAGTCTGGAAACCAGGAAGCCTCTGCCAGAAAAACATCTGAGAACACAGAGAAACAGGATGTGGATCAAAG ACATGAGAGCAGCAAAAAGAAGAAGGAAAAGAAGAGCAAAAaagagaagaaaaagaagaagaaaaggcAGAGAAGAGACTCTTCCTCCGATTCGGACGATGACAAAAG GCGCAGAAAGGACCACCATCATCATAATCCATCATGCCTCAGTCAGACTGGAGCCAGACACCATGACAGCCATTCAAGGGGGGGACCAAAGGGTGAGCGCCACCCCCCATCCTCCCAACGACGCCAGCAGAGGCATGACACACACTCCTCCGACAGGGGGTCCCCTGTCCCCCGTCACCGTGCCAGCTACAAGGCAGCCCATGCTGCTCCGACACAAAGCCACAGGCGGCGCCATGACACAGACTCTGACGACTAA